The stretch of DNA ATCCCTTTATTTTTCTTTAATCTTCTGATGCAATGATAATGTAGCAAATGGCACAAAAGCAAACATAATGTAGAAGATAAAATCTTCATCATCCCACTTATAATACTTTCGAGTAACAAATAATAAAACCAAATAAGAGGTAAACCAAAATCCATGGAAACATCCTGCAAAAGGCATCGGCAAAATATAACCAAATTGATATTTTAA from Faecalibacter sp. LW9 encodes:
- a CDS encoding DUF3817 domain-containing protein; this encodes MEYFTEEKLKKWFRLSCTWEAFSCAILFLIAMPLKYQFGYILPMPFAGCFHGFWFTSYLVLLFVTRKYYKWDDEDFIFYIMFAFVPFATLSLHQKIKEK